Within uncultured Methanoregula sp., the genomic segment GGCATAGACAAGGCAGTTCCTGCTGCATCGGCTGACCCGGTGAAGGTTTTCGCATCCGTCCAGGCGCTCTTTTCAAGGGTTCTTGAAACACCATCCCCGGTCATTGCAGCAAAGCATTGCGAGCCCATCGATCTCTGGGGCGGGGTGGGAGTCACAACATATCCCACATTCTCCGGGGCTCTCGAAGCATTTTATCCACTCACAAAAAAGGAGAAGAAATCGTCTGCCAGGCCAAAGATCGCAAAAGAGGATCGTATCCGCACCCACCAGGAAGCAGCGCTCAAAAAATTCGACAAAACGATAAAAAATACCGAAGAGATTGTCAATGCGATTTACGAGAATTACCAGCTGATCAGCCAGCTGATCACGACCCTGGATACTGCAAGTAAAAAACTTTCATGGCAGGAGATAGAAGCTCATCTCCGGCAGGCTGAATCGGGAGACGCAAAGAAGATCGTAGCGTTCTTTCCCGAAGATGCGGCAGTGGAAGTGGATATCGGCAGACGGGTAAAGGTCTTTGTCCACGAAGGCGTTGAGCAGAACGCCGGCCGGTATTACGATATTATCAAGAAGTTCAAGAAGAAAAAAGAGGGCGCGCTTGTAGCAATGGCAAGGGCCGTAGTAACGGTAAAGAAACCCCAGCGCCGGGAATTTGTTCCCCTAAAAAAACTCTGGTATCACCGCTTCCGCTGGTTTATTACGAGCGACGGGGTTGTTGTCCTTGGCGGGAGGGATGCGGGACAGAACGAGGAACTGGTTAAAAAATACATGGCCGGGGGAGACCTGTTCGTTCACGCCGATGTCCATGGCGCCAGTGTCGTGATCGTCAAAGGGAAAACCGATCGTATGGACGAGGTTGCCCAGTTCGCTGCATCGTATTCGGGAGCCTGGCGGAGCGGTCACTTCTCTGCCGATGTGTACAGCGCCCTCCCGACCCAGGTGAGCAAAACACCTGAATCCGGTGAGTTCGTCTCCCGGGGCTCGTTCATAGTCCGGGGAGAACGGACCTATTACCGGAATGTTCCGCTTGCGGTTGGTATCGGGATCATGATCGAACCCAATACCGTGGTAATCGGTGGTCCCACGTCGGTCATCAAGGGGAAGACCCGGACCTTT encodes:
- the rqcH gene encoding ribosome rescue protein RqcH, with the translated sequence MASEQGMSGIDVKAMTAELCNKLPLWIDKVYQFDTRTLAIRLNGENKKRYQLIIEAGRRAHLVTDLPEPPKNPPHFAMLLRKYISGGKVLAIRQHGLERILIFDVGKGTTTYHLILELFDEGNVILADENYRIVKPLRHHRFKDREVIPNVQYTFGSSDPTASVENLAEVLGKDDRDLVRALAIGCMLGGMYAEYICREAGIDKAVPAASADPVKVFASVQALFSRVLETPSPVIAAKHCEPIDLWGGVGVTTYPTFSGALEAFYPLTKKEKKSSARPKIAKEDRIRTHQEAALKKFDKTIKNTEEIVNAIYENYQLISQLITTLDTASKKLSWQEIEAHLRQAESGDAKKIVAFFPEDAAVEVDIGRRVKVFVHEGVEQNAGRYYDIIKKFKKKKEGALVAMARAVVTVKKPQRREFVPLKKLWYHRFRWFITSDGVVVLGGRDAGQNEELVKKYMAGGDLFVHADVHGASVVIVKGKTDRMDEVAQFAASYSGAWRSGHFSADVYSALPTQVSKTPESGEFVSRGSFIVRGERTYYRNVPLAVGIGIMIEPNTVVIGGPTSVIKGKTRTFVELRPGQFEPNDVAKKVLRILKEKFADDELKALKNILNTEAVAAFVPPGGSDIAGHHES